CCTTGATGAAAGAGGCTGGTTTCAGGCGCGTCGCGGCGGACCGACCCAGGGCGCCCACAAGAGCGAAAACGCGACGCCCAGGGCCACGGCCAGTCCGAAGTTGGCGATGGCGGGCGTGTGGCTGAGGGCAAGCAGGCCGAACGACAGCAGCGTCGTGACCGCGCCCAGCAGGATGCCGACAAGGCTGGCGGCGGCGCCGGCGACGCGCTCGTACATGAAGATGGCGTAGTCCACGCCGATGGCCGACACCAGCAGCAGGCCGAACAGGCTGAACAGCGTCAACGGCTGGCCCAGATAACCCAACGCGGCCAGGCTGCAGACGGTGGCGGCAAGCGGCACGGCCAGAATGCGCCAGGTGGCGGCGCGTCCCAGCGTCAGCAGCAGCAGCGCGGCCGCGGCTACGTAGGACAGCAGCTTGAGTTCGGCGGCTTCGATGCGGGTGGCGGCGAACATGCGATTGAGTTCGCCGCTGCGGTCGACGAGCGTAACGCCGGGCGCGGCCTGGGCAATGGCATGAAGCGCGGCCGGGTCGCTGAGACCCAGCAGCGAAATCATGCCGGCGTACTCGCCGCCATGCTGGCCCAGCCACAGCGCGCGCCAGCGTTCGGCCTGCGGGCCTTGCAACGCGGCGTCGATGGTGACGACGGGCAGCGCCGCGAGCGACCGCAGCTCCGCAGCCACGGCCTCGAACGGAATGCCCAGGTCCGTCATGGGCTTCCATGCCTGCGGCTCGCCGGCCAGCTCGGCCAGGCGGCGGCCCAGCGCCTGCTGGTCGGCGGCGGGGGAGACAAGCTGGCTCAGCGCGTTGTAGGTGGCCAGGCCGCCACGCTGGACCAGCGTGTCGAGTTGCTGTGCGACCAACGCCTGGCGCCGCAGCAGTTCATCGGGATCGGGGGCGCGCACCAGGAAAAACTGGCTGGTCGGCACGTAGCCGGTGATCTCTCCGATCTGCCGGGCCTGCTGCATGAGCGGCGCGGGCAGGCTCAGCCATTGGCGCAGATCGTCCTGGATGCCCAGCCGCGCGATGCCGCCAGCCGTGACGGCTGCCATGACCACCACGCCAGCCCACAGCACGCCGCGCCGGCCGCCCAGCCGTTCGCGGATGTTGAGCGCGGCCTGCGCAACATGCAGCAGGGGCAGCCACGGACGCGGTTGCCAGCCGCGCATCCATGCCGGCAACTGGCAGACGGTGCAGGCGTACGCGCCAAGCAGCCCCGCCGCCGAAAACACGGCGGTCTGCGTCAGCGCGGGGAACGGCGTGAATGCAAGTGCGACATAACCCACCAGGCTGGCGGCCAGGCTGATCGTGAGACCGGGCAAGACCCGGCGCAGCGCGGGCCAGGCCTGCCAGTCCGGCATCCCGAAGCTTTTGCCAAGCCAGTGCATGGGAAAGTCGACCGCCACGCCGATGAGGCTGGCGCCGATGACCAGCGTCAAAACGTGGATCGAGCCGAACACCGCGACGCACGCGACCGCGCCGGTCACCAGCCCGACAACCACCGGCACGAACGCCAGCAGCACACGCCAGCGGCGCAGCGCCAGCAAGAGGACGAGCACGATGCCGATCGTGGCGCCGGATCCGATCCAACTGCCTTCGGCGACGGCCTGCGCCTTGCCGGCCGCGGCGTACAGCGCGCCGCCCGCGACCAGCAGCTGTGCGCCGGCGGCCTGCAAAGCGGCCCGATCCTGGTCGATCTGCGCGGCGATGCGTTGCGGCGCGTCGGCGTCGAACGCGTCGCCGCGGGTCTCGGCGCGCACGAGCACCCAGCGGCGGCCGGCCTGCTGCGCCTGCAAGGTGCCCGATCCCATGTCGTACTGCACGCTTGCCCCGGGCCGCAGCGATTGTTCGGCGCGGCGCGTCAGCCCCAGCCAGTCCTGATCGGCCGGAATCAGGCCGGATGACGAGAAGGGGTCGGACAGTTCACGCGCCCGGCGTTGGGCGTAGGCGGCAGGATCCGTGTCCAGCAGCCGGCGGTCCGCCAGCGGCAGCATGGCCAGGCGGCCGGCCAGCAGTTGCTCGCGCACGGCGGCCAGGTCCACGTTCAGTTCCACCTGCACCAAGGAAAAAAGCCCGCTGTCCGACCAGCGTTTGGCGAGCAGCCGCGCTGGCTGCGCGGGATCGGCCCCTTTGGGATTGGCGCCATCCTGGGTGGCGACCAGCGCGATGAGCTGGCGCGATAGCGGTTCCTGGATGCGGGCCTCGGCCAGTTGGCGCGTGGCGTCATTGGCGCTTTGCGGCACCAGTTCCATCAGGTTGGCCGACACCGGCCAGCCATGGCGGCATTGCCAGGCGCCGGCCAGCAGCACCAGCAGCAGCCCCAGCTTGAAAAGGCGGGGCAGCCAGCGTTCAGTCCGCGAATGCACGCTGTTCCTCAGGCGTCAGGGCATCAGCCGCGACCGCGCCGGTCATCTGCAGGACGCTGCGGTCGCCTTGCGTCTCGCGCAGTTCGATGCGGTCGACCAGCGCGCCGCCGTCGATCTGGATGGCGTTGAAGATCTGCTTGAGCAATGCCGAGCGCGGCGTCAGCGTCAGTTGCCAGGCGTTGGCTTCGCCCGTCAGCGTCAGGTCGAAGTTTTCTTGAAGGCCTCGGGTGTCGCCCGCCAGCACCGACAGAAAGAGCTGGTTCTCACGGCCCGCGCCGGTGTGCTGCGGCAGTGCTTGCCACGCACCCGAGTCGTCGCGGCGCGAGATGCCGTCGGCGTTGATGCGCAGGTCTTGCGCGATGGGCGTGCGCAGCAGCCACAACAGGCCCTTGCCGGCCGCGAGCGTGAAGTCGCCCCGGCTAGTCAGCGGCTGGGGCAGCGAACGCAGGAATTTCTGCTGGACGAACTGACCGCGCACGATCGGCGTGGCGCGCAGTTGTTGCTGCAGGTCGTTCAGGTCGAATGCGCTGGCGGTCAAGGGCAGCAGGGTTAGCGCCAAGAGGCACAGAATGCGGTTCAAGCGCGAAAAGATGTTCAGGCAGGACATGCGCCAGGCTCCTGGGATTGAAGCGCGCCGTGCACCGCGGCGACGAAGACGGCGGGCGAGGCCAGTTGCATTTCGCGGCTGGCGATGCAGACAGCGACCTGTTCGGACGTGGCCCGCGTGAGCCGTTGGCCGGTTTCGGCGTCCTGAATCAGGTAGTTGATCTTGAGCCGGTGTTCCCATTCCACCAGTTCGGCGCGCACGATGAGGCGCTGGCCGAACTGCGCGGGCTGGGCGTAGCGCAGGTGCAGGTCGATCACCGGCCAGGCGTACCCGCTGGCGCGCATCGCGTCGTAGTTGTGGCCGATCCGGTCCAGCAGCTCGCAGCGCGCCAGCTCCAGGTACTTCACGTAATGGCCATGCCATACGACGTTGATCGAATCGACATCGAAGAAGGGCACACGGATTTCGACTTCCGCGCCGATCGCGCCACGTTTACGCATCGTCTTTCCAGAATGGGTAGAAGTTGAACCACTGCAGCGGCGCCTCGCGGCAATGCGCGGCCAGGCGGTCGGCATAGCGCTGGGTCCAGGCCGCGATCTGCGTCTGGCGGGTGGCGCGCGTCCATTCGATGCGCGCCGTCAGACGCTCCATCGAGACGCGGTAGCGGCCGCCGTGCCGGGTGCACGACAGCAGGTTCACCGGGCAGCCCATCAGGCCGGCCAGCAGCCACGGGCCTTGCGGAAACAGCGCCGTGGCGCCCAGGAATTGCACCGGCACCGTGCGGTCGCCGCGCAGGGGCACGCGGTCGCCGGCGATGGCCAGCCATTCCCCGCGGTCCAGGCGCTCGGCCAGATCCAGCATGACGGCGGCATCCAGGTCGCTGACCTGGATCATGCGCAGCCCGCCGCCGGCTTCGTCGAGCAGGCGGTTGAAGTGAACGGCGTGCTTGCTGTGCACCAGCACATTGAGCCGCAGCGCGCCCGTCTGTTCGGCAAGCGCGCGGCAGACTTCGATATTGCCCAGGTGCGAGCCCACCAGGATCTGGCCGCGGCCATGGCCCATCTGGGCATGCAGCCCGTCCGGGTCCGCCATGTCCAGGCGCGCCATCGTGATCTTGCCCTGCCATACGTCCAGCTTGTCCAGCATGGCGACGGCAAAGGCCAGGTATTGCCGGTACACGGGAAAGGCGCGCGGCAGCGGCGCGGCAAGGCCGCCGGCGCGGGCCACGCGCGATTGGTACGCAGCAATCGCGCGGCGGGCGCGCGGGCCAAACGCATAGAAATACAGCACCACCAGCCAGACCACGGGAGCGACCACACGCCGTCCCAGCGTGCGCGCGGCCCAGGCCGTCAGGCGCATCAGCACGGGACTGCCGCGTTCGCGCTGCCCGGCCCAGTGCGGATCGGCCACGGTCATCGCGGGGCGCTCCGGGCCAGCCGGCGCCACAACAGCAGCGGCGATCGGGCCAGCATGCCGAAGAACAGCCGCGCGTGCATGCGGCTGATCAGCACGTTGTCCTGCAGGCCCTTGAAATGCGAGATGCCGCC
The DNA window shown above is from Achromobacter spanius and carries:
- a CDS encoding outer membrane lipoprotein carrier protein LolA; this translates as MSCLNIFSRLNRILCLLALTLLPLTASAFDLNDLQQQLRATPIVRGQFVQQKFLRSLPQPLTSRGDFTLAAGKGLLWLLRTPIAQDLRINADGISRRDDSGAWQALPQHTGAGRENQLFLSVLAGDTRGLQENFDLTLTGEANAWQLTLTPRSALLKQIFNAIQIDGGALVDRIELRETQGDRSVLQMTGAVAADALTPEEQRAFAD
- a CDS encoding MMPL family transporter, with product MHSRTERWLPRLFKLGLLLVLLAGAWQCRHGWPVSANLMELVPQSANDATRQLAEARIQEPLSRQLIALVATQDGANPKGADPAQPARLLAKRWSDSGLFSLVQVELNVDLAAVREQLLAGRLAMLPLADRRLLDTDPAAYAQRRARELSDPFSSSGLIPADQDWLGLTRRAEQSLRPGASVQYDMGSGTLQAQQAGRRWVLVRAETRGDAFDADAPQRIAAQIDQDRAALQAAGAQLLVAGGALYAAAGKAQAVAEGSWIGSGATIGIVLVLLLALRRWRVLLAFVPVVVGLVTGAVACVAVFGSIHVLTLVIGASLIGVAVDFPMHWLGKSFGMPDWQAWPALRRVLPGLTISLAASLVGYVALAFTPFPALTQTAVFSAAGLLGAYACTVCQLPAWMRGWQPRPWLPLLHVAQAALNIRERLGGRRGVLWAGVVVMAAVTAGGIARLGIQDDLRQWLSLPAPLMQQARQIGEITGYVPTSQFFLVRAPDPDELLRRQALVAQQLDTLVQRGGLATYNALSQLVSPAADQQALGRRLAELAGEPQAWKPMTDLGIPFEAVAAELRSLAALPVVTIDAALQGPQAERWRALWLGQHGGEYAGMISLLGLSDPAALHAIAQAAPGVTLVDRSGELNRMFAATRIEAAELKLLSYVAAAALLLLTLGRAATWRILAVPLAATVCSLAALGYLGQPLTLFSLFGLLLVSAIGVDYAIFMYERVAGAAASLVGILLGAVTTLLSFGLLALSHTPAIANFGLAVALGVAFSLLWAPWVGPPRRA
- a CDS encoding glycosyl transferase, encoding MTVADPHWAGQRERGSPVLMRLTAWAARTLGRRVVAPVVWLVVLYFYAFGPRARRAIAAYQSRVARAGGLAAPLPRAFPVYRQYLAFAVAMLDKLDVWQGKITMARLDMADPDGLHAQMGHGRGQILVGSHLGNIEVCRALAEQTGALRLNVLVHSKHAVHFNRLLDEAGGGLRMIQVSDLDAAVMLDLAERLDRGEWLAIAGDRVPLRGDRTVPVQFLGATALFPQGPWLLAGLMGCPVNLLSCTRHGGRYRVSMERLTARIEWTRATRQTQIAAWTQRYADRLAAHCREAPLQWFNFYPFWKDDA
- a CDS encoding acyl-CoA thioesterase encodes the protein MRKRGAIGAEVEIRVPFFDVDSINVVWHGHYVKYLELARCELLDRIGHNYDAMRASGYAWPVIDLHLRYAQPAQFGQRLIVRAELVEWEHRLKINYLIQDAETGQRLTRATSEQVAVCIASREMQLASPAVFVAAVHGALQSQEPGACPA